Proteins from a single region of Punica granatum isolate Tunisia-2019 chromosome 8, ASM765513v2, whole genome shotgun sequence:
- the LOC116189314 gene encoding G patch domain-containing protein 11, which yields MDNASNGSSGTNEVLGREPSSSRSSAPAIDSSNKGFQLLKKHGWKEGTGLGIYEQGRLEPVETHMKNNKHGLGADKVKKKIPKTSNAAASDGKDGNEKLQSKKSKALSKKARKMLELEKQLQDKEFERAFFREFWPENV from the exons ATGGATAATGCTTCAAATGGAAGCAGTGGAACG AATGAAGTGTTGGGAAGGGAACCATCATCTTCTAGGAGTTCAGCTCCAGCAATTGACTCGTCAAATAAAGGATTTCAG CTTCTAAAGAAACATGGCTGGAAGGAAGGGACTGGTCTTGGGATTTATGAGCAG GGTAGGTTGGAGCCAGTTGAGACGCATATGAAAAATAACAAGCATGGCCTTGGTGCAGATAAAGTGAAGAAGAAAATCCCGAAAACTTCCAACGCTGCTGCTTCTGATGGCAAAGATGGGAAT GAAAAACTACAGTCAAAGAAGTCCAAGGCACTGTCAAAGAAGGCAAGGAAGATGCTGGAGTTGGAGAAGCAGTTGCAGGATAAGGAATTTGAGCGGGCTTTCTTCCGAGAGTTTTGGCCGGAGAATGTTTGA
- the LOC116189313 gene encoding uncharacterized protein LOC116189313 — MDKPFDGGSRDISCPVKTSSMKVCVMCGKRKGDRMLVCAETGCPVAFHVKCFSREPKFDQSRRFYCPYCFYKRTTAKLEKLKRKATQAKLDLLGFLDAGGTDRCKKPANASTSRRENQGNVAVSPEKHANASASRDENRGDDAVSPQKQANASASRNKNHGNDDVSLDKAGSAAGKGPCLEKEVANAERSNPRKQSPKEVKKAAISKPRRKRLNWTTQEEEMLEEGVRKLSDKEMKNVPWRKILDFGSRTFHSTRTPSDLKDKWKNMQRKSMMDNPLGKEPIEDEIGEENLTQESPKYS; from the exons ATGGACAAGCCCTTTGATGGAGGCTCTCGAGACATTTCCTGTCCGGTCAAGACTTCTTCCATGAAAGTTTGTGTGATGTGCGGCAAGAGAAAGGGGGACCGTATGCTGGTCTGTGCTGAGACTGGCTGCCCGGTTGCATTTCATGTCAAGTGCTTCTCCCGTGAACCCAAGTTTGATCAGTCAAGGAGGTTCTATTGCCCTTATTGCTTCTACAAAAGAACAACAGCTAAGCTTGAGAAGCTGAAGAGAAAGGCAACTCAGGCCAAACTGGACCTTTTGGGCTTTCTCGATGCTGGGGGCACCGATCGCTGCAAGAAGCCGGCCAATGCTTCTACTTCTAGGAGGGAAAATCAAGGCAACGTTGCCGTTTCACCGGAGAAACATGCTAATGCTTCTGCTTCCAGGGATGAGAATCGAGGCGATGATGCCGTTTCACCTCAGAAACAGGCTAATGCTTCTGCTTCTAGAAACAAAAATCACGGCAATGATGATGTTTCACTGGATAAAGCAGGCTCTGCTGCCGGAAAAGGCCCTTGCCTTGAAAAAGAAGTTGCTAATGCAGAAAGGTCGAACCCTCGGAAACAATCACCCAAGGAAGT GAAAAAGGCGGCAATTTCAAAACCGAGGCGGAAGAGGTTGAATTGGACCACCCAGGAGGAGGAGATGCTGGAG GAAGGAGTAAGGAAGCTCTCCGACAAAGAAATGAAGAATGTCCCTTGGAGGAAAATACTGGATTTTGGGTCGCGGACCTTCCATTCAACCCGTACACCTAGTGATCTCAAGGATAAATGGAAGAACATGCAGAGGAAGAGTATGATG GACAATCCTTTGGGAAAGGAGCCAATTGAGGATGAAATTGGGGAG GAAAATCTGACTCAAGAGAGTCCAAAGTACTCTTGA
- the LOC116188348 gene encoding uncharacterized protein LOC116188348, which translates to MASFTSPISSQLLPRPKTHTFAFPNFASPQTPRHALAPKPARLPSIHSLTAPAKASKNSSSTNQPTSQTKGKKQTRVQEEKQDETVEVEEDLPWIQEKALDLVEFTGSVTQAIPGPRVGTSSLPWILAVPLAYVGVSFVIAFVKTVKRFSSPREKRRRLVNKNAMLCKSIDELFKKGMDEVQHSALTGLAKKTGFGMEEILRKYVRYVLNEKQFNPELIASLIRLRKASMLEDPQVAEILNDISRRIVRDKGPVVMDMSGYSEKGFKRKLAVQALFGKVFYLSELPEFCSQDSSLIVKEIFGVTDDDADKLRLHTLSESGDMGSLEKMVDDSDSEGSDEESEESL; encoded by the exons ATGGCTTCCTTCACCTCCCCCATATCTTCTCAGTTACTACCAAGACCAAAAACCCACACATTTGCCTTCCCAAATTTCGCGTCTCCCCAGACCCCGCGCCATGCACTCGCTCCAAAGCCAGCCCGCTTGCCCTCAATCCACTCTCTCACTGCCCCTGCCAAGGCTTCCAAGAACAGCTCGAGCACAAACCAACCAACATCCCAGACCAAGGGCAAGAAACAGACCCGCGTACAAGAAGAAAAGCAGGACGAGACAGTGGAGGTCGAGGAGGACCTACCATGGATTCAGGAAAAGGCGCTAGACCTTGTGGAGTTCACTGGCTCAGTAACTCAGGCCATTCCTGGGCCCAGAGTGGGGACCAGCTCCTTGCCTTGGATTCTTGCTGTTCCTCTGGCTTACGTTGGGGTCAGCTTTGTGATTGCGTTTGTTAAGACTGTCAAGAGGTTCAGCTCCCCCagagagaaaaggagaagattg GTGAACAAAAATGCTATGCTCTGTAAGTCAATTGACGAGCTCTTTAAGAAAGGAATGGATGAGGTGCAGCACTCAGCACTTACTGGACTGGCAAAAAAG ACAGGTTTTGGCATGGAGGAAATATTGCGCAAGTATGTCAGATATGTGCTGAACGAGAAACAATTTAACCCCGAACTTATCGCCAGCTTAATACGACTGAGGAAAGCATCCATGTTGGAAGATCCTCAGGTTGCTGAGATCCTTAATGATATTTCTCGTCGTATTGTTCGAGATAAGG GCCCAGTTGTCATGGACATGTCTGGATACTCTGAAAAAGGTTTCAAGAGGAAACTCGCTGTCCAAGCTTTATTTGGAAAGGTCTTCTACCTGTCTGAG TTGCCAGAATTCTGTTCACAGGATAGCTCCTTGATTGTTAAAGAAATCTTTGGGGTTACAGA TGACGACGCAGATAAGCTTCGGTTGCACACCCTCTCTGAATCTGGGGATATGGGTTCGCTGGAGAAGATGGTGGACGACTCCGACTCCGAAGGTTCTGATGAGGAATCTGAAGAGTCTCTATAA
- the LOC116188347 gene encoding lipoyl synthase, chloroplastic isoform X2 — protein MLHQSLSKPSISIQIPVRHPSSTSCTAFRVRCAESVDSQPKTSASGPPPPAAAKLMESEASAKRGPYPGGMTGPFTGRDPNVKKPAWLRQRAPQGQRYDEVKESLSRLNLNTVCEEAQCPNIGECWNGGGDGIATATIMLLGDTCTRGCRFCAVKTSRNPAPPDPMEPQNTAKAIASWGVDYIVLTSVDRDDLPDGGSGHFAQTVEAMKKLKPEIMVECLTSDFRGDLTAVESLARSGLDVFAHNIETVKKLQRIVRDPRAGYEQSLSVLKHAKMSKEGMITKSSIMLGLGETDDELKEAMADLRAIDVDILTLGQYLQPTPLHLTVKEYVTPEKFSFWKEYGESIGFRYVASGPLVRSSYRAGELFVKTMVKDKAKASISSGTS, from the exons ATGCTTCACCAATCTCTGTCAAAGCCTTCCATCTCAATCCAGATCCCAGTTCGCCACCCCTCCTCGACCTCATGCACCGCGTTCAGAGTCCGATGTGCTGAATCCGTTGATTCGCAGCCCAAAACCTCCGCCAGTGGGCCGCCTCCCCCGGCGGCGGCGAAGCTAATGGAATCGGAGGCTTCAGCGAAAAGGGGGCCATACCCGGGTGGGATGACGGGTCCCTTCACGGGCCGGGACCCGAATGTGAAGAAGCCCGCGTGGTTGAGGCAGAGAGCTCCCCAGGGACAGAGGTACGACGAGGTCAAGGAATCCTTGTCCAGGCTGAACCTCAACACCGTCTGCGAGGAAGCTCAGTGTCCCAACATTGGAGAG TGCTGGAATGGGGGAGGAGACGGTATTGCTACTGCTACCATCATGCTCCTTGGGGATACTTGCACTCGTGGTTGCAGGTTTTGTGCAGTCAAAACCAGCAGAAACCCCGCTCCACCTGATCCGATGGAACCTCAAAATACCGCAAAGGCAATTGCAAGTTGGGG AGTAGACTACATTGTTTTAACAAGTGTTGATCGTGATGATTTGCCTGATGGTGGAAGTGGGCATTTTGCTCAAACTGTTGAAGCCATGAAG AAACTGAAGCCCGAAATCATGGTCGAGTGTTTGACCTCTGATTTTCGAGGTGACTTGACTGCTGTGGAGTCTCTTGCTCGCTCTGGCTTAGATGTCTTCGCCCACAATATCGAGACTGTGAAGAAACTTCAGCGTATTGTTAGAGATCCTCGTGCTGG TTATGAGCAGAGCTTATCAGTTCTGAAACATGCGAAGATGAGTAAGGAAGGGATGATTACGAAGTCTTCTATAATGCTGGGTCTGGGAGAAACTGACGATGAGTTGAAAGAAGCCATGGCCGACTTAAGGGCCATTGACGTCGATATACTGACGCTAGGACAATATCTCCAG CCAACACCACTTCATTTGACGGTGAAAGAGTACGTCACACCTGAGAAGTTTTCGTTCTGGAAGGAATATGGGGAATCGATTGGTTTCCGCTATGTGGCTAGTGGTCCCTTG GTTCGATCCTCGTATAGGGCTGGAGAGCTCTTTGTCAAGACAATGGTGAAGGACAAGGCCAAGGCAAGCATCTCTTCTGGGACGTCCTGA
- the LOC116188347 gene encoding lipoyl synthase 1, chloroplastic isoform X1 — protein sequence MLHQSLSKPSISIQIPVRHPSSTSCTAFRVRCAESVDSQPKTSASGPPPPAAAKLMESEASAKRGPYPGGMTGPFTGRDPNVKKPAWLRQRAPQGQRYDEVKESLSRLNLNTVCEEAQCPNIGEIASGVFKIVMFCSIDVGRNSCSAGMGEETVLLLLPSCSLGILALVVAGFVQSKPAETPLHLIRWNLKIPQRQLQVGDYIVLTSVDRDDLPDGGSGHFAQTVEAMKKLKPEIMVECLTSDFRGDLTAVESLARSGLDVFAHNIETVKKLQRIVRDPRAGYEQSLSVLKHAKMSKEGMITKSSIMLGLGETDDELKEAMADLRAIDVDILTLGQYLQPTPLHLTVKEYVTPEKFSFWKEYGESIGFRYVASGPLVRSSYRAGELFVKTMVKDKAKASISSGTS from the exons ATGCTTCACCAATCTCTGTCAAAGCCTTCCATCTCAATCCAGATCCCAGTTCGCCACCCCTCCTCGACCTCATGCACCGCGTTCAGAGTCCGATGTGCTGAATCCGTTGATTCGCAGCCCAAAACCTCCGCCAGTGGGCCGCCTCCCCCGGCGGCGGCGAAGCTAATGGAATCGGAGGCTTCAGCGAAAAGGGGGCCATACCCGGGTGGGATGACGGGTCCCTTCACGGGCCGGGACCCGAATGTGAAGAAGCCCGCGTGGTTGAGGCAGAGAGCTCCCCAGGGACAGAGGTACGACGAGGTCAAGGAATCCTTGTCCAGGCTGAACCTCAACACCGTCTGCGAGGAAGCTCAGTGTCCCAACATTGGAGAG ATAGCTTCTGGGGTTTTCAAGATTGTCATGTTCTGCAGTATTGATGTTGGACGCAATTCATGCAGTGCTGGAATGGGGGAGGAGACGGTATTGCTACTGCTACCATCATGCTCCTTGGGGATACTTGCACTCGTGGTTGCAGGTTTTGTGCAGTCAAAACCAGCAGAAACCCCGCTCCACCTGATCCGATGGAACCTCAAAATACCGCAAAGGCAATTGCAAGTTGGGG ACTACATTGTTTTAACAAGTGTTGATCGTGATGATTTGCCTGATGGTGGAAGTGGGCATTTTGCTCAAACTGTTGAAGCCATGAAG AAACTGAAGCCCGAAATCATGGTCGAGTGTTTGACCTCTGATTTTCGAGGTGACTTGACTGCTGTGGAGTCTCTTGCTCGCTCTGGCTTAGATGTCTTCGCCCACAATATCGAGACTGTGAAGAAACTTCAGCGTATTGTTAGAGATCCTCGTGCTGG TTATGAGCAGAGCTTATCAGTTCTGAAACATGCGAAGATGAGTAAGGAAGGGATGATTACGAAGTCTTCTATAATGCTGGGTCTGGGAGAAACTGACGATGAGTTGAAAGAAGCCATGGCCGACTTAAGGGCCATTGACGTCGATATACTGACGCTAGGACAATATCTCCAG CCAACACCACTTCATTTGACGGTGAAAGAGTACGTCACACCTGAGAAGTTTTCGTTCTGGAAGGAATATGGGGAATCGATTGGTTTCCGCTATGTGGCTAGTGGTCCCTTG GTTCGATCCTCGTATAGGGCTGGAGAGCTCTTTGTCAAGACAATGGTGAAGGACAAGGCCAAGGCAAGCATCTCTTCTGGGACGTCCTGA
- the LOC116188347 gene encoding lipoyl synthase 2, chloroplastic isoform X3, whose translation MLHQSLSKPSISIQIPVRHPSSTSCTAFRVRCAESVDSQPKTSASGPPPPAAAKLMESEASAKRGPYPGGMTGPFTGRDPNVKKPAWLRQRAPQGQRYDEVKESLSRLNLNTVCEEAQCPNIGEIASGVFKIVMFCSIDVGRNSCSAGMGEETVLLLLPSCSLGILALVVAGFVQSKPAETPLHLIRWNLKIPQRQLQVGDYIVLTSVDRDDLPDGGSGHFAQTVEAMKKLKPEIMVECLTSDFRGDLTAVESLARSGLDVFAHNIETVKKLQRIVRDPRAGYEQSLSVLKHAKMSKEGMITKSSIMLGLGETDDELKEAMADLRAIDVDILTLGQYLQFLGSW comes from the exons ATGCTTCACCAATCTCTGTCAAAGCCTTCCATCTCAATCCAGATCCCAGTTCGCCACCCCTCCTCGACCTCATGCACCGCGTTCAGAGTCCGATGTGCTGAATCCGTTGATTCGCAGCCCAAAACCTCCGCCAGTGGGCCGCCTCCCCCGGCGGCGGCGAAGCTAATGGAATCGGAGGCTTCAGCGAAAAGGGGGCCATACCCGGGTGGGATGACGGGTCCCTTCACGGGCCGGGACCCGAATGTGAAGAAGCCCGCGTGGTTGAGGCAGAGAGCTCCCCAGGGACAGAGGTACGACGAGGTCAAGGAATCCTTGTCCAGGCTGAACCTCAACACCGTCTGCGAGGAAGCTCAGTGTCCCAACATTGGAGAG ATAGCTTCTGGGGTTTTCAAGATTGTCATGTTCTGCAGTATTGATGTTGGACGCAATTCATGCAGTGCTGGAATGGGGGAGGAGACGGTATTGCTACTGCTACCATCATGCTCCTTGGGGATACTTGCACTCGTGGTTGCAGGTTTTGTGCAGTCAAAACCAGCAGAAACCCCGCTCCACCTGATCCGATGGAACCTCAAAATACCGCAAAGGCAATTGCAAGTTGGGG ACTACATTGTTTTAACAAGTGTTGATCGTGATGATTTGCCTGATGGTGGAAGTGGGCATTTTGCTCAAACTGTTGAAGCCATGAAG AAACTGAAGCCCGAAATCATGGTCGAGTGTTTGACCTCTGATTTTCGAGGTGACTTGACTGCTGTGGAGTCTCTTGCTCGCTCTGGCTTAGATGTCTTCGCCCACAATATCGAGACTGTGAAGAAACTTCAGCGTATTGTTAGAGATCCTCGTGCTGG TTATGAGCAGAGCTTATCAGTTCTGAAACATGCGAAGATGAGTAAGGAAGGGATGATTACGAAGTCTTCTATAATGCTGGGTCTGGGAGAAACTGACGATGAGTTGAAAGAAGCCATGGCCGACTTAAGGGCCATTGACGTCGATATACTGACGCTAGGACAATATCTCCAG TTTCTTGGGAGTTGGTGA
- the LOC116189114 gene encoding pyruvate kinase, cytosolic isozyme-like — protein sequence MANIDIEGILKELPSDGRVPKTKIVCTLGPASRSVPMLEKLLRAGMNVARFNFSHGTHEYHQETLDNLKIAMHNTQILCAVMLDTKGPEIRTGFLKDGKPIQLKEGQEITVTTDYAIKGDSEMISMSYKKLAVDLKPGNTILCADGTITLTVLSCDATAGTVRCRCKNTAMLGERKNVNLPGVVVDLPTLTEKDKEDILQWGVPNRIDMIALSFVRKGSDLVNVRKVLGPHAKDIQLMSKVENQEGVINFDEILRETDSFMVARGDLGMEIPVEKIFLAQKMMIYKCNLAGKPVVTATQMLESMIKSPRPTRAEATDVANAVLDGTDCVMLSGESAAGAYPELAVKIMARICIEAESSLDYEATFKGMIRSTPLPMSPLESLASSAVSTANKAKARLIVVLTRGGTTAKLVAKYRPAVPILSVVVPVLTTDSFDWSCSDETPARHSLVYRGLIPLLAEGSAKATDAESTEEILEAALKSATEKGLCKPGDAVVALHRIGAASVIKICIVK from the exons ATGGCAAATATAGACATTGAAGGAATACTGAAGGAGCTCCCCAGTGATGGCCGTGTGCCGAAGACAAAGATCGTCTGCACTCTTGGACCGGCTTCTCGATCAGTGCCCATGTTGGAGAAGCTTTTGAGAGCAGGGATGAATGTTGCCCGCTTCAATTTCTCACATGGTACTCATGAGTACCACCAGGAAACCTTGGACAATCTCAAGATTGCCATGCACAACACTCAGATCCTTTGTGCCGTTATGCTTGACACAAAG GGCCCTGAGATTCGAACTGGATTCCTCAAGGATGGAAAACCAATTCAACTCAAGGAAGGCCAGGAAATCACGGTCACTACCGATTACGCCATTAAGGGGGACTCAGAAATGATCTCGATGAGCTACAAGAAGCTCGCTGTTGACTTAAAGCCTGGGAACACTATcctgtgtgctgatggaacCATCACCCTCACTGTTCTGTCCTGTGATGCCACTGCTGGAACCGTGAGGTGCCGCTGCAAGAACACAGCTATGTTGGGCGAGAGGAAGAATGtgaatcttcctggtgttgttgTGGACCTTCCGACACTGACTGAGAAAGACAAAGAAGACATCCTCCAATGGGGAGTCCCCAACAGGATCGACATGATTGCCCTCTCATTCGTTCGCAAGGGTTCAGACCTGGTTAATGTCCGTAAAGTTCTCGGCCCCCATGCCAAGGACATACAACTCATGTCAAAG GTTGAGAACCAGGAAGGAGTCATCAACTTTGATGAGATTCTCCGAGAGACCGACTCATTCATGGTTGCCCGTGGTGATCTTGGGATGGAGATCCCAGTGGAGAAGATCTTCCTGGCCCAGAAGATGATGATCTACAAGTGCAATCTCGCAGGCAAGCCCGTTGTCACAGCCACTCAGATGCTCGAGTCCATGATCAAGTCCCCCAGGCCTACCCGGGCGGAGGCCACTGATGTGGCTAATGCTGTGCTTGACGGGACGGACTGTGTCATGCTTAGTGGTGAGAGTGCAGCTGGGGCCTACCCTGAGCTTGCTGTCAAGATCATGGCCCGGATCTGTATCGAGGCGGAATCATCCCTCGACTACGAGGCCACCTTCAAAGGGATGATAAGGTCGACTCCTCTCCCAATGAGCCCCTTGGAGTCGCTCGCTTCCTCGGCGGTTAGCACAGCCAATAAGGCCAAGGCGAGGCTCATTGTGGTGTTGACTCGTGGTGGGACCACAGCAAAGCTGGTTGCTAAGTACCGTCCCGCTGTCCCAATCCTGTCAGTTGTGGTCCCGGTGCTGACCACTGACTCATTCGACTGGAGCTGCAGCGACGAGACCCCAGCAAGGCACAGTCTAGTATACAGGGGACTGATTCCTTTGCTCGCAGAAGGGTCCGCTAAGGCCACCGATGCTGAATCCACTGAAGAAATCCTCGAGGCCGCCTTGAAATCGGCGACAGAGAAAGGACTGTGCAAACCTGGGGATGCCGTGGTCGCCCTTCACCGCATCGGAGCTGCCTCTGTCATCAAGATCTGCATCGTCAAGTGA
- the LOC116188106 gene encoding alpha-galactosidase 1-like — MERRRRRRESDGLFLLAFLSLGLICSLSSSVMGTDAAATESSSSSSLIYKTKATLSANSKYHHYREEYRRNLLANGLGLTPPMGWNSWNHFNCKINEKIIKETADALVSTGLAKLGYEYVNIDDCWAEIARDTKGNLVAKNSTFPSGIKALADYVHSKGLKLGIYSDAGYFTCSKTMPGSLGHEEKDAKTFAAWGIDYLKYDNCNNDDTKPTVRYPVMTRALMKAGHPIFFSLCEWGDLHPALWGAKVGNSWRTTNDISDNWDSMVSRADQNEVYAELARPGGWNDPDMLEVGNGGMTKNEYIVHFSIWAISKAPLLLGCDIRNMTKETVEIVTNREVIAINQDLLGVQAKKVRMMGDLEVWAGPLSGYRVALLLVNRGPVRTAITAHWDDIGIPENSMVEARDVWEHKTLKTKFVGKLSATIDSHASKMYVLKPVS; from the exons AtggagaggagaagaagaagaagagagagtgaCGGGCTCTTCCTTTTAGCATTCCTTTCATTGGGGTTGATCTGCTCACTCTCGTCGTCAGTAATGGGGACTGATGCTGCTGCTACTGagtcgtcttcttcttcttcattaatataCAAAACCAAAGCAACGTTGTCTGCAAATTCCAAGTACCATCACTACCGGGAAGAGTACAGGAGGAATCTGCTTGCTAATGGGCTTGGTCTCACCCCTCCCATGGG GTGGAATAGTTGGAATCACTTCAACTGCAAGATCAAcgagaaaattattaaagaaacTG CTGATGCTCTGGTCAGCACCGGTCTTGCTAAGCTCGGATATGAGTATGTGAACATAG ATGATTGTTGGGCAGAAATTGCACGTGATACTAAG GGAAATTTGGTGGCCAAGAACTCGACATTTCCCTCTGGCATTAAAGCCCTTGCAGACTATGTTCACAGCAAGGGCCTTAAGCTCGGAATATATTCAGATGCAGG ATACTTTACCTGTAGCAAGACCATGCCAGGCTCGCTTGGTCATGAGGAAAAAGATGCCAAAACGTTTGCTGCATGG GGTATTGATTACTTAAAGTACGATAACTGTAATAACGATGATACTAAGCCAACTGTCAG ATATCCGGTAATGACCCGGGCTCTGATGAAGGCTGGCCACCCAATCTTCTTTTCACTGTGCGAATG GGGTGACCTGCACCCTGCTCTGTGGGGAGCCAAGGTTGGAAACAGCTGGAGAACAACTAATGACATTTCTGATAACTGGGACAG TATGGTCTCAAGAGCGGACCAAAATGAAGTTTATGCGGAGCTCGCAAGACCTGGTGGTTGGAACG ACCCTGACATGCTTGAAGTTGGGAATGGAGGCATGACTAAGAATGAATATATAGTTCATTTCAGCATTTGGGCTATTTCCAAG GCTCCGTTACTGCTCGGTTGTGATATAAGGAACATGACAAAAGAAACAGTAGAGATTGTCACCAACAGGGAAGTGATTGCCATCAACCAAG ATCTGCTTGGTGTTCAGGCAAAGAAGGTCAGAATGATGGGGGACCTTGAG GTTTGGGCTGGACCTCTCTCGGGATACCGGGTAGCTCTGCTTCTTGTAAACCGGGGCCCGGTGCGAACTGCAATTACAGCCCACTGGGACGATATAGGGATACCTGAAAATAGCATGGTTGAAGCCCGGGATGTCTGGGAG CACAAGACATTGAAGACAAAGTTTGTCGGGAAACTTTCTGCGACTATTGATTCCCATGCTAGCAAGATGTATGTCTTGAAGCCTGTTTCTTGA
- the LOC116188105 gene encoding protein FAF-like, chloroplastic: MSAMLSKSLPLSSNFTMDEEAKASEKQGIVSILGSDFEKTNATTPSLRRTLSADMSSKKWLAQNGFSSVKKIPSSHELLASISDSSSTSSDDDEEHQEYLERKDLNEKERLDIWNSIREAKMKKDQEPEKTNEPTSWISILSQKVEDSKLLPPPYVHPLVKRSASTLSEKSLEICTESLGSETGSDGFSSYPPSEAEDAEDEKAEENLPERAKQMLGKDEYGLPPVKSKHYLGSKKAVQSRSFPPPLPSLSRGNGASLSMRSSRNNGRLVLEAISVSSQNYFQAERREGRLILTFVNRSSTLDQEVENVETLEEEKKPVMELDEESVVFNEKCDDEENANEEEVEELEEAEEGKETPKLDISYGAKETAFSIEKAPNMSGAVTNLHKLALLMNKPIGLPNRNPKWASKFNEVVSKYTEAAKGEEEPISLEQSHPLQPQVARMIPTPPTKANSSFNAYEYFWRTKPTTTSYVNTITKQPSLSLKNYSNNCTRPMNSSGLNEIYHAGAPVVKSCNEPRRSLFFWEPNCIATS; the protein is encoded by the coding sequence ATGTCAGCTATGCTAAGCAAGAGCCTCCCCCTATCATCCAACTTCACCATGGATGAAGAGGCCAAGGCAAGTGAGAAGCAGGGCATTGTGTCCATTCTCGGGTCCGACTTTGAGAAAACCAATGCTACTACTCCTTCTCTACGCCGAACTTTATCAGCTGACATGTCCTCCAAGAAGTGGCTGGCACAGAATGGATTCTCTTCTGTCAAGAAGATCCCATCATCCCACGAGCTTCTTGCTTCCATTAGCGATTCCTCTTCGACTTCCTCTGATGACGACGAGGAGCATCAGGAATACCTGGAGAGGAAGGATCTCAATGAGAAGGAGCGGCTCGATATTTGGAACTCCATCCGGGAGGCAAAGATGAAGAAGGATCAAGAGCCTGAGAAGACCAATGAACCGACCAGTTGGATCTCGATTCTGTCCCAAAAGGTTGAGGATTCAAAATTGCTTCCTCCCCCTTATGTTCATCCTCTCGTGAAGAGATCAGCAAGCACTCTGAGCGAGAAGAGTCTCGAGATATGCACTGAGAGTCTTGGGTCTGAGACTGGCTCTGACGGTTTCTCTTCCTATCCACCGTCAGAGGCCGAAGATGCAGAAGATGAAAAGGCAGAAGAGAACCTTCCAGAGAGAGCGAAGCAGATGCTCGGTAAGGATGAGTATGGTCTGCCACCTGTAAAGTCAAAACATTACTTGGGTTCCAAGAAGGCAGTGCAGTCTCGGTCTTtccctcctcctctccctTCCCTCTCTCGAGGGAACGGAGCTTCCCTGTCAATGAGATCGAGCCGAAACAATGGAAGGCTAGTTCTTGAGGCCATCTCTGTTTCTTCACAGAACTACTTTCAAGCCGAAAGACGCGAGGGTCGGCTGATCCTGACCTTTGTGAACCGCTCTTCTACTCTCGATCAAGAAGTTGAGAATGTGGAAACACttgaagaggagaagaaaccAGTCATGGAGCTCGATGAAGAATCTGTTGTTTTCAATGAGAAGTGTGATGACGAAGAGAATGCAAATGAAGAAGAGGTGGAAGAGCTGGAGGAGGCAGAGGAAGGGAAGGAGACTCCTAAGCTTGATATCTCCTATGGTGCCAAGGAAACCGCGTTTTCCATTGAAAAAGCACCGAACATGTCGGGTGCTGTGACGAATCTCCATAAGTTAGCACTACTGATGAATAAGCCGATTGGGTTACCTAACAGGAATCCCAAGTGGGCGAGCAAGTTCAATGAAGTTGTTAGTAAGTACACTGAGGCTGCAAAAGGGGAAGAGGAGCCCATCTCACTTGAGCAGTCACACCCTCTGCAGCCCCAAGTGGCCCGGATGATTCCAACCCCACCTACAAAGGCAAACTCTTCGTTCAATGCCTACGAGTACTTCTGGCGGACCAAACCGACCACAACTTCCTATGTCAACACAATAACCAAACAGCCCTCGTTGTCCCTCAAGAATTACAGCAACAACTGCACCAGACCCATGAATTCATCGGGGCTAAATGAGATCTACCATGCCGGCGCTCCTGTAGTGAAGAGCTGCAATGAGCCGAGGAggtctttatttttttgggagCCAAATTGCATAGCCACCTCATGA